The following proteins are co-located in the Sulfurospirillum deleyianum DSM 6946 genome:
- the istB gene encoding IS21-like element helper ATPase IstB produces the protein MALNTHIETLCKELQLSTVNDVHHEMANRAAKEGWKYGEYLYEILKLEANNRAVRSRATLTKMAGFPTIKTLEQFDFNFTVGVNRRQIEELSTLEFIKRNENIILLGHSGVGKTHLAIALAYQAVQKRIKARFITVADLILQMSNAKKEKRYDSFIRQAIMAPALLVIDEIGYFPMSKEDAHHFFQVISKRYERGATIVTSNLVFSQWSGIFANDKVVTTAILDRLLHHSHIINILGDSFRLKEKKDEGIVDSDLYKFKAKNSVKGEEITQGA, from the coding sequence ATGGCATTAAATACACATATCGAAACGTTATGCAAAGAGCTTCAACTCTCAACCGTTAATGACGTTCATCATGAAATGGCTAATCGTGCCGCAAAAGAGGGTTGGAAATATGGTGAATATCTTTATGAGATACTCAAACTCGAAGCAAACAATAGAGCTGTACGCTCTCGTGCTACTTTGACAAAAATGGCAGGATTTCCAACCATTAAAACACTTGAACAGTTTGATTTTAATTTCACAGTTGGTGTAAATAGAAGACAAATTGAGGAGCTCTCAACATTAGAGTTTATCAAGCGAAATGAAAATATCATCCTTCTTGGACACTCTGGTGTTGGGAAAACCCATCTGGCTATTGCACTGGCGTATCAAGCTGTTCAAAAACGTATTAAAGCAAGATTTATCACAGTAGCTGATCTTATTTTGCAGATGAGTAACGCAAAAAAAGAGAAACGCTATGATTCATTTATACGTCAAGCCATTATGGCACCAGCGTTATTAGTCATTGATGAGATTGGCTATTTCCCAATGAGCAAAGAAGATGCTCATCATTTCTTTCAAGTGATCTCTAAACGCTATGAACGTGGTGCAACTATCGTTACATCCAATCTCGTCTTTAGTCAGTGGAGTGGCATCTTTGCCAATGATAAAGTGGTAACGACTGCCATTTTAGATAGATTATTACATCACTCCCATATTATCAATATTCTAGGAGATTCATTTCGTTTAAAAGAGAAAAAAGATGAGGGAATCGTAGATTCAGATTTGTATAAGTTTAAAGCTAAAAATTCGGTGAAAGGAGAAGAAATAACGCAAGGTGCTTAA
- a CDS encoding 3'-5' exonuclease codes for MAKYILFDTETTGNNEEDRIIQIGAMIVDAKGQVEVFDELCSTVLPIKVEAMAVHGITPNLIEGKGLFTDTNFYKTLLSLNNQENYLIAHNMPFDMGMLQKEGFIPDLKIIDTLRVAKHLIPNSPSKALQYLRYDLELYKNEQAEADKYNITIKAHDAIGDVLVMKLLLSKLVVLVKENYPDVNPMIKMEELTSTPIFIETFTFGKYKDRKIAEVCNEDMGYINWMKKNMDLDEDMKYTLDKIIKG; via the coding sequence ATGGCAAAATACATCTTGTTTGATACCGAAACCACAGGAAATAACGAAGAAGATAGAATCATACAAATTGGTGCGATGATTGTTGATGCCAAAGGCCAAGTAGAAGTATTTGATGAGTTGTGTAGCACCGTGTTACCTATTAAAGTAGAGGCTATGGCTGTCCATGGAATTACTCCCAATTTAATTGAAGGCAAAGGCCTTTTTACTGATACCAATTTTTATAAAACATTGCTTTCTCTCAATAATCAAGAAAATTACCTCATAGCGCATAATATGCCTTTTGATATGGGTATGTTGCAAAAAGAGGGATTTATTCCAGACCTTAAAATCATCGATACGCTTAGAGTTGCAAAGCATCTAATCCCAAATTCTCCATCAAAAGCACTTCAGTATCTTAGATATGATCTTGAACTCTACAAAAATGAACAAGCTGAAGCAGATAAATACAATATAACGATAAAAGCACACGATGCGATTGGTGATGTTCTTGTTATGAAATTACTCTTGTCCAAGCTTGTAGTCCTTGTAAAAGAGAACTATCCAGATGTTAATCCAATGATAAAGATGGAAGAGCTTACTAGCACACCAATTTTTATAGAGACTTTTACTTTTGGTAAATACAAAGATCGTAAAATTGCTGAAGTTTGCAATGAAGATATGGGTTATATAAATTGGATGAAGAAGAATATGGATTTAGATGAAGACATGAAATATACGCTTGATAAGATTATAAAGGGATAG
- a CDS encoding helix-turn-helix domain-containing protein has product MNVKEVGNYLGYSADHIYKLRDEEFVEGIHFHKKGKLLFDRIEIDKWVIGDSQNKYLHSKERVDAILKSVLDKSNS; this is encoded by the coding sequence ATGAATGTTAAAGAAGTTGGGAACTACCTTGGATATTCAGCTGATCATATTTATAAATTAAGAGATGAAGAGTTTGTTGAAGGCATTCATTTTCATAAAAAAGGCAAACTTCTATTTGATAGAATTGAAATTGATAAATGGGTAATAGGTGATTCACAAAACAAATATCTTCATTCTAAAGAAAGGGTTGATGCTATTTTAAAATCGGTTTTGGACAAAAGTAATTCTTGA
- a CDS encoding ParA family protein: MIISVINKKGGVGKTPISFSLAKDLGYYLQSNDNSVIESIYPDMAKISSNPEIIENCVYDFGGFVSSGVLPILKASAAILIPTSNDYNSILRTVETIEEIQPLNENLFIVVTKTEKESDFETVKSAINQHFDNLEFFELRLSKAFKNTIETGLSLTELYHETPLSKSAYKTVYRQYKTILDLFKGE; this comes from the coding sequence ATGATTATTTCTGTTATCAATAAAAAAGGTGGTGTAGGTAAAACACCTATCTCATTTTCTCTAGCTAAAGATCTCGGCTATTACTTACAGTCTAATGATAATTCAGTCATTGAATCCATTTACCCCGATATGGCAAAGATCTCATCAAACCCTGAGATTATTGAAAATTGTGTGTATGACTTTGGAGGATTTGTATCATCAGGTGTCCTTCCTATTCTAAAAGCAAGCGCTGCTATTTTAATTCCAACATCCAATGATTATAATTCTATCCTTCGTACTGTTGAAACCATTGAAGAGATTCAACCTTTGAATGAGAATCTTTTTATTGTTGTCACAAAGACAGAAAAAGAGAGTGATTTTGAGACAGTGAAAAGTGCTATTAATCAGCATTTTGATAATTTAGAATTTTTTGAGCTTCGACTTTCTAAAGCCTTTAAAAATACTATTGAAACAGGTTTGAGTCTCACTGAGCTTTATCATGAAACACCTCTTTCAAAAAGTGCTTATAAAACAGTGTACCGTCAGTATAAAACAATTCTCGATCTTTTTAAAGGAGAATAA
- a CDS encoding nucleotidyltransferase family protein — MSREDILSFLQTHKDELYQKYSVTKIGLFGSYAKGTATNESDVDVIVQLDKPNLLTLSAIRQELQESFKTPVDVIRLRDTMNPFLKQQITQEAIYV; from the coding sequence ATGAGTCGTGAAGATATTTTATCTTTTTTACAAACGCATAAAGATGAGCTTTATCAAAAATATTCTGTCACTAAAATTGGTTTATTTGGTAGCTATGCAAAAGGTACAGCAACGAATGAAAGTGATGTTGACGTCATTGTTCAGCTCGATAAACCAAATCTCTTAACTCTCTCAGCTATTCGCCAAGAATTACAAGAGAGCTTTAAAACACCTGTTGATGTTATTCGCCTTAGAGATACAATGAATCCTTTTTTAAAACAGCAAATTACACAAGAAGCTATTTATGTCTAA
- a CDS encoding HepT-like ribonuclease domain-containing protein, giving the protein MSNTILVIETLKQIANSAERILLRFAKVPNLDYFLITDEGLEKLDAFCMQLIAIGESLKHIDKLTNNLLLKNYPEIDWKAVKGMRDIITHHYFDLDAEAVYDVCQNDIKPLLDAINRIIADVEKESSL; this is encoded by the coding sequence ATGTCTAATACCATTTTAGTGATAGAGACACTAAAACAGATTGCAAACTCAGCAGAAAGAATCTTACTTCGCTTCGCAAAAGTTCCTAATTTGGATTATTTTCTAATAACTGATGAGGGACTTGAAAAACTCGATGCATTTTGTATGCAACTTATTGCCATTGGTGAGAGCCTTAAACATATTGATAAACTTACCAACAATTTACTTCTTAAAAATTACCCTGAGATTGATTGGAAAGCTGTCAAAGGGATGAGAGATATTATTACACATCACTATTTTGATCTGGATGCAGAAGCAGTTTATGATGTGTGCCAAAATGACATCAAACCTCTTTTGGATGCCATTAATCGAATTATTGCGGATGTAGAAAAAGAGTCTTCACTTTAA
- a CDS encoding helix-turn-helix transcriptional regulator gives MLQIPNIVTEEEEEAFFRMISRNVKRLRKEKKMSQLEVALSIGQKAPGFYANMENYAHGKHFNISHLFRLSKLFDVSVEELFKEA, from the coding sequence ATGTTACAAATTCCGAATATTGTGACAGAAGAAGAGGAAGAAGCCTTTTTTAGAATGATTTCAAGGAATGTAAAGCGTCTTCGTAAAGAAAAAAAGATGAGTCAGCTTGAAGTGGCACTCTCTATTGGGCAAAAGGCTCCTGGCTTTTATGCCAATATGGAAAACTATGCACATGGAAAGCATTTTAATATCTCACATCTGTTTAGACTCTCTAAACTCTTTGATGTGTCTGTGGAGGAGTTGTTTAAAGAAGCGTAA
- the istA gene encoding IS21 family transposase: protein MLKKGDVKMIHKMLKDGLSKSAIARKLDINRDTVAKYAKLPEGYIPVIKREPVETTVDPYLPNIARMLEEAHALGISIPNTSIYDEIQKLGYRGSLRWMKDIMLRYELRQKVKNEEPLVRFETNKAQQMQVDWVEFPKDNLSAFVATMGYSRASYVEYVMDEKVDTLIKCHMNAFSYFGGVPHEALYDNMKTVISKRNAYGYGKHKFNEQFRDFAQKHCGMALKVCKPYRAQTKGKVERFNHYFRYSFHNMFKVRLSLMGYKMTLENANAAVIDWLDFTANARIHQTTLHRAFDLLAEEQLQLLPLPKTYHGIHPLKATTKSVTQDSQTSNRITIHIPTRDLQSYDQFIPMLAYIVLPAYTLGGILWH from the coding sequence ATGCTTAAAAAAGGTGATGTAAAAATGATTCATAAGATGCTCAAAGATGGTCTGAGTAAGAGTGCTATTGCACGTAAACTTGACATTAACAGAGATACCGTTGCGAAGTATGCGAAGCTGCCAGAGGGTTATATTCCTGTTATAAAAAGAGAACCTGTAGAGACAACGGTTGATCCGTATCTGCCCAATATAGCAAGAATGCTAGAAGAGGCACACGCATTAGGTATTTCTATCCCCAATACATCCATATATGATGAGATTCAGAAACTTGGTTATCGAGGAAGTCTTCGGTGGATGAAAGATATTATGCTTCGTTATGAGCTTCGTCAGAAAGTAAAAAACGAAGAACCACTTGTCAGATTTGAGACAAACAAGGCTCAACAGATGCAAGTGGATTGGGTTGAATTTCCCAAAGATAATTTATCTGCATTTGTTGCAACTATGGGATACTCTAGAGCATCTTATGTGGAATATGTGATGGATGAGAAAGTAGACACTCTCATAAAATGCCACATGAACGCCTTTAGTTATTTTGGTGGTGTGCCACATGAGGCACTCTATGATAATATGAAGACGGTTATTTCCAAACGCAATGCTTATGGATATGGTAAGCATAAATTCAATGAACAATTCCGCGACTTTGCCCAAAAACATTGTGGTATGGCTTTAAAAGTTTGTAAACCTTATCGTGCACAAACCAAGGGAAAAGTAGAGAGATTTAATCACTATTTCCGATACAGTTTTCACAATATGTTTAAAGTGAGACTTTCCCTGATGGGCTATAAGATGACATTAGAAAATGCCAATGCGGCAGTCATAGATTGGTTAGATTTTACAGCAAATGCGAGAATACATCAAACAACACTCCACAGAGCGTTTGATCTGTTAGCAGAAGAGCAATTGCAGTTGCTTCCTCTGCCTAAGACTTATCATGGGATACACCCGCTCAAAGCCACCACTAAAAGTGTAACACAAGATAGCCAAACATCCAATAGAATAACTATTCACATTCCCACTCGTGATCTTCAAAGTTACGATCAATTTATACCTATGTTAGCGTATATAGTTTTACCTGCCTATACGCTAGGAGGTATATTATGGCATTAA
- a CDS encoding nucleotidyl transferase AbiEii/AbiGii toxin family protein — translation MLGYAIQVLKEVNVYDQASFGGGTALSAYYWNHRYSTDVDIFLTTSGSLPQLRAAIQKMNISDDIRFPGNYLEILISDTEKIQFFETKPKMPQGRILTSIWEFNDIYIEGIEEILVKKIYYRAHKGNTRDIFDIAVGLAKNPNFFQLCLSEKALTQEHVDIFKNTLMMITNNKELMAIYQDEIALMEPAKEYLDFANHAPQIILDCL, via the coding sequence ATGTTAGGCTATGCAATTCAAGTATTAAAAGAAGTCAACGTATACGATCAAGCCTCTTTTGGAGGAGGCACAGCATTAAGTGCTTATTATTGGAATCATCGCTATTCAACCGATGTTGATATTTTTCTTACAACGTCAGGTAGTTTACCACAGTTAAGAGCAGCTATTCAAAAGATGAATATTAGTGATGATATACGCTTTCCTGGCAACTACCTTGAAATATTGATTTCAGATACAGAAAAAATACAATTTTTTGAAACAAAACCAAAAATGCCTCAAGGTCGTATCTTAACTTCTATTTGGGAGTTTAATGATATTTACATAGAAGGTATTGAAGAAATTTTGGTTAAAAAGATTTACTATCGAGCCCATAAAGGCAATACAAGAGATATTTTTGATATTGCTGTTGGTCTAGCAAAGAACCCTAATTTCTTTCAACTGTGTTTATCAGAAAAGGCATTGACACAAGAACATGTGGATATATTTAAAAATACATTGATGATGATTACTAATAATAAAGAGCTAATGGCAATCTATCAAGATGAAATTGCTTTAATGGAGCCAGCAAAAGAATATTTAGATTTTGCAAACCACGCACCACAAATCATATTAGATTGCTTGTAA
- a CDS encoding IS4 family transposase: protein MNLQEQILSAINTTLKNPIYQTLQLLNIKSILHRANFVKKREGVAPYLVVLHFVYMLVMNKKISSFMHQSNESFKKDTYYRLLQNSSYNWRKLLSLSTLKIIKLLHKVQDASSIKVFIMDDTVEGKTGKYIEGSRDGLWSNKEKRTIRGINVVSLNYSDGYSNFMIDFAMSMGNYARVKVEEFSTELDIRCNAYKRRMEIMEGKSKIALAMVKRAVHSGIYADYLLVDSWYSKPAFIQEMNDLGLKVISRIANNTKIWNFNDKEKTLNAMYEKHKKLKNAKVGTYGKKIRFSYFSTVVEHKNAGKLKIVFIKTTDNLIPIVSTDLELNDEEIIEIYKRRWDIEQGYKELREYFGFGQEENRIYEALIARMTLSFFAYNIVSYINRISHEPKTIGGLFKDLECELYTLSIAMQAFIEIMDKIAQIDEIVKNNKDFTSIIATLRSATQELLGFRCER from the coding sequence ATGAATCTTCAAGAACAGATCCTATCGGCCATAAATACAACGCTTAAAAACCCCATATATCAAACACTGCAACTCTTAAACATCAAGAGTATTTTACACCGTGCTAACTTTGTAAAGAAAAGAGAAGGCGTAGCCCCCTATCTTGTTGTATTACACTTTGTCTATATGTTGGTGATGAATAAAAAGATATCTTCGTTTATGCACCAAAGCAATGAGAGTTTTAAAAAAGACACCTACTACAGACTTTTGCAAAATAGTAGCTACAACTGGAGAAAACTTCTCTCTTTAAGCACTTTAAAAATCATCAAGCTTTTGCATAAAGTCCAAGATGCTTCGTCAATAAAAGTCTTTATTATGGATGATACGGTTGAGGGTAAAACAGGTAAATATATAGAGGGGAGTCGTGATGGACTTTGGAGCAATAAAGAGAAGCGAACCATTAGAGGGATCAATGTTGTTTCTTTGAATTATAGTGATGGTTATTCAAATTTTATGATAGATTTTGCAATGAGCATGGGAAACTATGCCCGCGTTAAAGTTGAAGAGTTTAGTACAGAACTCGATATCCGTTGCAACGCTTACAAACGAAGAATGGAGATTATGGAGGGTAAGTCTAAGATAGCATTGGCTATGGTAAAAAGAGCTGTACACAGTGGTATATACGCTGATTACTTGCTGGTTGACAGTTGGTACTCTAAACCAGCCTTTATCCAAGAGATGAACGATTTGGGTCTAAAGGTCATTTCAAGAATTGCTAACAACACTAAGATTTGGAACTTTAATGACAAAGAAAAAACACTGAATGCCATGTATGAAAAACACAAAAAGCTTAAAAATGCCAAAGTGGGAACATATGGCAAGAAGATTCGCTTTAGCTATTTTTCAACCGTTGTTGAACATAAAAATGCAGGGAAACTCAAAATTGTTTTTATTAAAACCACCGACAATCTCATCCCTATTGTCTCCACCGATTTAGAACTCAATGATGAAGAGATTATTGAGATTTATAAACGACGATGGGATATAGAACAAGGCTATAAAGAGCTCAGAGAATACTTTGGGTTTGGACAAGAAGAAAATAGAATCTATGAAGCACTGATTGCTAGAATGACACTTTCATTCTTTGCTTACAATATTGTCAGCTACATCAATAGAATCAGCCATGAGCCAAAAACCATTGGTGGATTATTTAAAGATTTGGAGTGTGAACTCTACACGCTTTCTATTGCTATGCAAGCGTTTATTGAAATAATGGACAAAATAGCACAAATTGATGAGATTGTAAAGAACAATAAGGATTTTACCAGTATAATTGCTACACTACGAAGTGCAACTCAAGAATTGCTGGGATTTAGGTGCGAAAGATGA